In Pseudorasbora parva isolate DD20220531a chromosome 9, ASM2467924v1, whole genome shotgun sequence, the following proteins share a genomic window:
- the chst2a gene encoding carbohydrate sulfotransferase 2a produces MKNKPYPLKFTPPWEKNAGFGRKHNSCTRSHTKIIANPGIVMKVLRRKKIIMFLAYFLLVALTMLNLANYKWTKEPQQCNQPVQGVNFQSRSDIRYLYKAPQVKKRQLVYVLTTWRSGSSFFGELFNQNPDVFFLYEPMWHIWQKLYPGDAVSLQGAARDMLSSLYRCDFSVFQLYNSPGGKNITSLGLFGAAINKVICSYPFCSSYRKDVVGMVDEKVCRKCPPQSLQMLEEECLKYNTIVIKGVRILDVNILAPLMEDPSLNLKVIHLVRDPRAVANSRIKSRHGLIRENLQVVRSRDPKIRRVPFVDPNHKMNKKDGSDYHSIGAMEVICEQTSRTLKTALHPPNWFKGKYMTVRYEDLVENPIKTVRNVYRFVNLSANHDIEVFAMNMTTGPNASTKPFIVSSRNATQAASAWRTVLNYQQIRQVEEYCQHAMSLLGYLRVRTAGEAKDLSRPLLTVPKI; encoded by the coding sequence atgaaaaacaaacccTACCCTCTAAAATTCACACCACCATGGGAGAAGAATGCTGGCTTTGGAAGGAAACACAATTCTTGCACGAGAAGTCACACCAAAATAATAGCCAACCCTGGAATTGTGATGAAAGTGCTACGGCGCAAAAAGATTATCATGTTTCTGGCCTATTTTCTGCTGGTGGCCCTAACCATGCTCAACCTGGCTAACtacaaatggacaaaagagCCTCAGCAATGCAACCAGCCAGTGCAGGGAGTGAACTTCCAAAGCAGATCAGACATCCGTTACCTTTATAAAGCCCCGCAGGTCAAGAAAAGACAACTGGTGTACGTGCTGACCACTTGGAGGTCCGGCTCGTCTTTTTTCGGGGAGCTCTTCAACCAAAACCCAGATGTGTTTTTCTTGTATGAGCCAATGTGGCATATTTGGCAGAAGCTGTACCCGGGGGACGCGGTGTCCCTCCAGGGAGCAGCCAGGGACATGCTGAGCTCTCTTTACAGGTGTGATTTCTCAGTTTTTCAGTTGTACAACAGTCCCGGGGGGAAGAACATAACCTCGCTTGGACTGTTTGGTGCCGCCATCAATAAGGTCATCTGCTCCTACCCCTTCTGCTCGTCCTACAGGAAAGATGTGGTGGGAATGGTGGACGAGAAGGTTTGTAGAAAGTGCCCTCCACAGAGCCTTCAGATGCTGGAGGAGGAGTGTCTGAAGTACAACACGATAGTGATAAAGGGAGTCCGCATTTTGGATGTTAACATTCTGGCTCCTCTAATGGAGGACCCCTCTCTGAATCTGAAAGTCATCCACCTGGTCCGAGACCCCAGGGCGGTGGCCAACTCCAGGATTAAATCTAGACACGGACTCATTCGGGAGAATTTGCAAGTCGTACGCAGCAGAGACCCCAAGATTCGCCGCGTGCCGTTCGTGGACCCCAAccacaaaatgaacaaaaaagacGGCTCAGATTACCACTCCATCGGAGCCATGGAGGTGATCTGTGAACAGACGTCTAGAACtctcaaaactgctcttcaccCTCCGAACTGGTTCAAAGGCAAGTACATGACGGTACGGTACGAGGACCTGGTGGAGAACCCCATAAAAACAGTTCGGAATGTTTACCGCTTTGTTAATCTTTCAGCCAATCACGACATTGAGGTCTTTGCTATGAACATGACAACAGGACCGAACGCCTCCACCAAACCGTTCATCGTGTCCTCCAGGAACGCCACGCAAGCGGCCAGCGCTTGGAGAACTGTGCTGAACTACCAGCAGATCCGACAGGTGGAGGAGTATTGTCAGCATGCGATGTCTCTGCTGGGATACCTGCGCGTTCGCACAGCCGGCGAGGCTAAGGATTTGAGCAGACCACTATTGACCGTGCCCAAAATATGA